A genomic segment from Anas platyrhynchos isolate ZD024472 breed Pekin duck chromosome 5, IASCAAS_PekinDuck_T2T, whole genome shotgun sequence encodes:
- the LRFN5 gene encoding leucine-rich repeat and fibronectin type-III domain-containing protein 5 isoform X1 → MEKLLLFLLFIGVAVRAQICPKRCVCQILSPNLATLCAKKGLLFVPPNIDRRTVELRLADNFVTNIKRKDFANMTSLVDLTLSRNTISFITPHAFADLRNLRALHLNSNRLTKITNDMFSGLSNLHHLILNNNQLTLISSTAFDDVLALEELDLSYNNLETIPWDAVEKMVSLHTLSLDHNMIDHIPKGTFSHLHKMTRLDVTSNKLQKLPPDPLFQRAQVLATSGIISPSTFALSFGGNPLHCNCELLWLRRLSREDDLETCASPQLLSGRYFWSIPEEEFLCEPPLITRHTHELRVLEGQRAALRCKARGDPEPAIHWISPEGKLISNATRSVVYDNGTLDILITTVKDTGSFTCIASNPAGEATQTVDLHIIKLPHLLNSTNHIHEPDPGSSDISTSTKSGSNASSSNGDTKVSQDKKVVVAEATSSTALLKFNFQRNIPGIRMFQIQYNGTYDDSLVYRMIPPTSKTFLVNNLAAGTVYDLCVLAIYDDGITSLTATRVVGCTQFTTEQDYVRCHFMQSQFLGGTMIIIIGGIIVASVLVFIIILMIRYKVCNNNGQQKATKVSNVYSQTNGAQMQGCGGVLSQSVSKQAVGHEEGVQCCKAAGDGTAPSPEAGSGQDTATTTSALPHAWTSSASAPQKQKRKPGPKPGSEPQSEAVTNIESQNTNRNNSTALQLASRPPDSDKGAPTYKRAQSKPSKFLTLPAATSRAKRRLSLGGELLQCRCHLHAPGAGGLCSRRSLSVNGMLTQAGRSDGESGKATFSSSEWILESTV, encoded by the exons ATGGAaaaactgcttttgtttctgctgttcATTGGCGTAGCAGTGAGAGCTCAGATCTGCCCAAAGCGCTGTGTCTGTCAGATTTTGTCTCCGAACCTTGCGACCCTTTGTGCCAAGAAAGGGCTCTTATTTGTTCCACCAAACATTGACAGGAGGACCGTGGAATTAAGGCTGGCAGACAACTTtgttacaaatattaaaaggaaagaCTTTGCCAATATGACCAGCCTTGTGGACCTGACGTTGTCCAGGAATACAATAAGTTTTATCACACCTCACGCATTTGCTGACTTGCGCAATTTGCGGGCTTTGCATTTGAACAGCAACCGATTGACTAAGATCACCAATGACATGTTCAGTGGACTCTCCAATCTTCATCACTTGATACTTAACAACAACCAGCTGACTCTGATTTCTTCCACAGCTTTTGATGACGTTTTAGCTCTTGAGGAATTGGATTTGTCGTACAACAATCTGGAAACCATCCCCTGGGATGCCGTGGAGAAGATGGTTAGTTTGCATACTCTCAGTCTAGACCACAATATGATTGACCATATTCCTAAAGGGACCTTCTCCCACCTCCACAAGATGACCAGGTTAGATGTCACGTCTAACAAACTGCAGAAGCTACCGCCTGATCCTCTCTTCCAGCGAGCTCAGGTATTGGCAACCTCAGGAATTATCAGCCCCTCTACTTTTGCGTTAAGCTTTGGTGGAAACCCTTTGCATTGCAACTGTGAGCTTCTGTGGCTGAGGCGCCTTTCCAGGGAAGACGACCTGGAGACATGTGCTTCTCCCCAGCTCTTGTCTGGCCGGTACTTCTGGTCAATCCCTGAGGAGGAGTTCCTGTGCGAGCCTCCTCTCATTACCAGGCACACCCATGAGCTGAGGGTGCTGGAGGGCCAAAGGGCAGCGCTGAGGTGCAAGGCCCGGGGGGATCCAGAACCAGCAATTCATTGGATTTCACCTGAGGGCAAACTTATTTCTAATGCAACGAGGTCTGTGGTGTACGACAACGGGACGCTCGACATCCTCATAACGACGGTGAAGGACACGGGCTCTTTCACCTGCATTGCTTCCAACCCAGCTGGGGAAGCCACACAGACAGTGGACCTGCACATAATTAAACTCCCTCACCTGCTGAACAGTACTAACCACATCCACGAGCCTGACCCTGGCTCCTCGGATATCTCTACGTCCACCAAGTCAGGCTCTAATGCGAGCAGCAGCAATGGGGATACTAAAGTCAGCCAAGACAAGAAGGTGGTCGTCGCTGAAGCAACATCATCTACTGCTCTGCTGAAATTCAATTTTCAAAGAAACATACCTGGAATACGCATGTTCCAGATCCAGTACAATGGTACTTACGATGACTCCCTGGTTTACAG AATGATACCTCCCACGAGCAAAACCTTCCTGGTCAACAACCTGGCTGCGGGGACTGTGTACGACCTGTGTGTCTTGGCCATCTACGATGACGGGATCACCTCGCTGACTGCCACCCGCGTCGTGGGGTGCACGCAGTTCACCACCGAGCAGGATTATGTGCGCTGCCATTTCATGCAGTCCCAGTTCCTGGGGGGGACCATGATTATCATCATTGGTGGGATCATCGTGGCCTCGGTGCTCGTGTTCATCATCATCCTCATGATCCGCTACAAGGTGTGCAACAACAACGGGCAGCAGAAGGCCACCAAGGTCAGCAACGTGTACTCGCAGACGAACGGGGCTCAGATGCAGGGCTGCGGCGGGGTGCTGTCCCAGTCCGTGTCCAAGCAGGCTGTCGGGCACGAGGAGGGCGTCCAGTGCTGCAAGGCTGCTGGTGACGGCACCGCCCCCTCACCGGAGGCCGGCTCTGGCCAGGACACCGCCACCACTACCTCCGCTTTGCCTCACGCGTGGACTTCCAGCGCTTCTGCCCCCCAGAAGCAGAAGCGGAAGCCGGGGCCAAAGCCAGGCAGCGAGCCGCAGAGTGAAGCTGTGACGAATATCGAGTCCCAAAACACTAACAGAAATAACTCCACTGCTCTGCAGCTAGCTAGCCGTCCCCCCGACTCTGACAAAGGGGCCCCCACGTACAAAAGAGCACAATCAAAGCCAAGTAAGTTTCTCACTTTGCCAGCCGCCACGTCCAGAGCCAAGCGCAGGCTGTCGCTGggcggggagctgctgcagtgccGCTGCCACCTGCACGCCCCGGGCGCGGGCGGACTGTGCTCCAGGCGCAGCCTCTCCGTGAACGGGATGCTGACCCAGGCAGGCCGCTCTGACGGGGAGAGTGGAAAAGCAACTTTCTCGAGTTCTGAGTGGATATTGGAAAGCACTGTGTGA
- the LRFN5 gene encoding leucine-rich repeat and fibronectin type-III domain-containing protein 5 isoform X2, protein MEKLLLFLLFIGVAVRAQICPKRCVCQILSPNLATLCAKKGLLFVPPNIDRRTVELRLADNFVTNIKRKDFANMTSLVDLTLSRNTISFITPHAFADLRNLRALHLNSNRLTKITNDMFSGLSNLHHLILNNNQLTLISSTAFDDVLALEELDLSYNNLETIPWDAVEKMVSLHTLSLDHNMIDHIPKGTFSHLHKMTRLDVTSNKLQKLPPDPLFQRAQVLATSGIISPSTFALSFGGNPLHCNCELLWLRRLSREDDLETCASPQLLSGRYFWSIPEEEFLCEPPLITRHTHELRVLEGQRAALRCKARGDPEPAIHWISPEGKLISNATRSVVYDNGTLDILITTVKDTGSFTCIASNPAGEATQTVDLHIIKLPHLLNSTNHIHEPDPGSSDISTSTKSGSNASSSNGDTKVSQDKKVVVAEATSSTALLKFNFQRNIPGIRMFQIQYNGTYDDSLVYRMIPPTSKTFLVNNLAAGTVYDLCVLAIYDDGITSLTATRVVGCTQFTTEQDYVRCHFMQSQFLGGTMIIIIGGIIVASVLVFIIILMIRYKVCNNNGQQKATKVSNVYSQTNGAQMQGCGGVLSQSVSKQAVGHEEGVQCCKAAGDGTAPSPEAGSGQDTATTTSALPHAWTSSASAPQKQKRKPGPKPGSEPQSEAVTNIESQNTNRNNSTALQLASRPPDSDKGAPTYKRAQSKPKADSKDTCPPPLPENVATDVFTRQKTKRFHRSED, encoded by the exons ATGGAaaaactgcttttgtttctgctgttcATTGGCGTAGCAGTGAGAGCTCAGATCTGCCCAAAGCGCTGTGTCTGTCAGATTTTGTCTCCGAACCTTGCGACCCTTTGTGCCAAGAAAGGGCTCTTATTTGTTCCACCAAACATTGACAGGAGGACCGTGGAATTAAGGCTGGCAGACAACTTtgttacaaatattaaaaggaaagaCTTTGCCAATATGACCAGCCTTGTGGACCTGACGTTGTCCAGGAATACAATAAGTTTTATCACACCTCACGCATTTGCTGACTTGCGCAATTTGCGGGCTTTGCATTTGAACAGCAACCGATTGACTAAGATCACCAATGACATGTTCAGTGGACTCTCCAATCTTCATCACTTGATACTTAACAACAACCAGCTGACTCTGATTTCTTCCACAGCTTTTGATGACGTTTTAGCTCTTGAGGAATTGGATTTGTCGTACAACAATCTGGAAACCATCCCCTGGGATGCCGTGGAGAAGATGGTTAGTTTGCATACTCTCAGTCTAGACCACAATATGATTGACCATATTCCTAAAGGGACCTTCTCCCACCTCCACAAGATGACCAGGTTAGATGTCACGTCTAACAAACTGCAGAAGCTACCGCCTGATCCTCTCTTCCAGCGAGCTCAGGTATTGGCAACCTCAGGAATTATCAGCCCCTCTACTTTTGCGTTAAGCTTTGGTGGAAACCCTTTGCATTGCAACTGTGAGCTTCTGTGGCTGAGGCGCCTTTCCAGGGAAGACGACCTGGAGACATGTGCTTCTCCCCAGCTCTTGTCTGGCCGGTACTTCTGGTCAATCCCTGAGGAGGAGTTCCTGTGCGAGCCTCCTCTCATTACCAGGCACACCCATGAGCTGAGGGTGCTGGAGGGCCAAAGGGCAGCGCTGAGGTGCAAGGCCCGGGGGGATCCAGAACCAGCAATTCATTGGATTTCACCTGAGGGCAAACTTATTTCTAATGCAACGAGGTCTGTGGTGTACGACAACGGGACGCTCGACATCCTCATAACGACGGTGAAGGACACGGGCTCTTTCACCTGCATTGCTTCCAACCCAGCTGGGGAAGCCACACAGACAGTGGACCTGCACATAATTAAACTCCCTCACCTGCTGAACAGTACTAACCACATCCACGAGCCTGACCCTGGCTCCTCGGATATCTCTACGTCCACCAAGTCAGGCTCTAATGCGAGCAGCAGCAATGGGGATACTAAAGTCAGCCAAGACAAGAAGGTGGTCGTCGCTGAAGCAACATCATCTACTGCTCTGCTGAAATTCAATTTTCAAAGAAACATACCTGGAATACGCATGTTCCAGATCCAGTACAATGGTACTTACGATGACTCCCTGGTTTACAG AATGATACCTCCCACGAGCAAAACCTTCCTGGTCAACAACCTGGCTGCGGGGACTGTGTACGACCTGTGTGTCTTGGCCATCTACGATGACGGGATCACCTCGCTGACTGCCACCCGCGTCGTGGGGTGCACGCAGTTCACCACCGAGCAGGATTATGTGCGCTGCCATTTCATGCAGTCCCAGTTCCTGGGGGGGACCATGATTATCATCATTGGTGGGATCATCGTGGCCTCGGTGCTCGTGTTCATCATCATCCTCATGATCCGCTACAAGGTGTGCAACAACAACGGGCAGCAGAAGGCCACCAAGGTCAGCAACGTGTACTCGCAGACGAACGGGGCTCAGATGCAGGGCTGCGGCGGGGTGCTGTCCCAGTCCGTGTCCAAGCAGGCTGTCGGGCACGAGGAGGGCGTCCAGTGCTGCAAGGCTGCTGGTGACGGCACCGCCCCCTCACCGGAGGCCGGCTCTGGCCAGGACACCGCCACCACTACCTCCGCTTTGCCTCACGCGTGGACTTCCAGCGCTTCTGCCCCCCAGAAGCAGAAGCGGAAGCCGGGGCCAAAGCCAGGCAGCGAGCCGCAGAGTGAAGCTGTGACGAATATCGAGTCCCAAAACACTAACAGAAATAACTCCACTGCTCTGCAGCTAGCTAGCCGTCCCCCCGACTCTGACAAAGGGGCCCCCACGTACAAAAGAGCACAATCAAAGCCAA